The stretch of DNA GCGGCTTCTGTCCAACATGGAGTTCATGCGACAGTTCATCTCAGAACATTTAGACACTCAACAATTGATGCAGCAGAACCCAGAGGTTTCCCACCTTCTTGACAATTCTGAGATCCTATGGCAGACTCTGGAGCTGGCTAGGAACCTTGCTATGATCCAAGAGATAATGCAGATCCAGCAACCTTCACAAAACCTTGAGTATCCACTGAACCCACAGCCGTATCTGGGCTTAGAGACAATGCCAGGTGGGAATAATGCCCTGGGTCAGAACTGTGCTGACATTAATGATCAAATGCTGAACAGTATGCAAGATCGTTTTGGAGGAAACCCTTTCACAGCTCTCCTGGCCGGACAAGTCCAGTCTTCACCTCCACCTTCACCGCCATCCCAGGAACGACAAGACCAGCTCCACAGCATCCTGCAACCCGAGTCATCTATAATAGCTCTGGTGGTTTATCTTCAAACACCTCAGCCAGTGACACCCCTAACAAGGTCCACACTTCCAAGGCCAACAGTGCTATGATCTCCACCAAGGGCCAGAGCCATGTCTGTGCCACTCGGCAGCCAGCTGGGATACCAGCCTTACCTAGCATAGAGCTTACCCAGCAGCTTCAAGAAGAATACAAGGATGCCACTGTTTCTCTAAGTAGCTCTAGACAGATATTAGAGGGTGATCTCCAGCTGTCAGATGAACAGACCAGCTCCCAGATCACAGGAGGCATGATGCAGTCGCTTATGAACACCCCCTACCTGGCAGCTCAGATTATGTTGTTCATGAGTATGCCTCAGCTGAGTGAACAGTGGAGGCAGCAGCTGCCCACATTCCTGCAGCCGACACAGATTTCTGATCTGCTTATTGCTTTAGCCAGCCCTAAAGCATTCCAAGCAATATTGCAGATTGAGCAGGGCCTCCAGCTGCTGGCCACAGAGGCTCCTGTTCTTCTGCCTTGGGTTGTACCTTACCTATGGGGCCTGGGTTGGCTTTCTGCCCCCAGCTGCAGCTATCCTGACACAGTGCCCTGTTCCTGGAATGTTTCAGATATACCTGAGCCTAAGGGACCTTAGTGCTGCCATGAACCTGGAACAGTCCTGCAGAGGTTACAATCCCCAGATGGGGACCCTTCCCACCCTCTGCAAGCTCCTGAGATTCATTTTAGCAAACAGATGGAATCTCTCCAGGCCCTGGAAGCTGGGAACCACCATGCCAATCTACAGGCACTCATTGCTACTGAAGGGGACACCAATGCTGCTACCCGCAAGCTCAAGGGATCCCAGAGATTCTAACCACCATGCCTACTTCTTTGCTTGCTACCTGCCTGCTGACCCGCCTGACCATCTCATTTGCCTTTTCCACCTCTCCTGATGCTTCCAGCCAAGAGAAGTCCTGGAATAGGAGTTATCAACCAGTGTGTCTTGTACTGAATAATAGATCACTGGCCATGGCTGGAACATCCGTCAATAAAATGGCTACACTCACTTGCCCTGATCTGAGATTTGGCTTTACttcttttgccaaaaaaaaaagaaagaaaaaaataactgtgaTATTTTTGTCTCACCTACTATACATACATTAACACATAAACCACATGCACGTATTAATATAGAGGTGACAATAATGTTTTTATCTCTAAAACATGAGCATTTTGAGTGTGGTATATGAAACTTGAGCATAGTATATGAAACTGATTAACTGATTATTTTGAGCATGTCACCTCAGActggtgtgtgtatgtacacaagCTCACATAGTAAAAAATTCACATATAGAGGCATATAGAGTCCACATACAAGTACACACAGCCAGGTACAAACACAAATGCAAATACCTAGAGACACATAAACAGACCCATATGTAGGGAAAACAATCATAACATGCTCAAACAGAAAGGGAAACATTTTACATAGATAGGCCTAGATATTTAGTCATAAAGACTGTCTGAATTTCTCAAACCCAAATTGTTCAAGTTTGAAAGTGGAACAGAAATAATATGTGGGCCAGActaaggtgaattcacatatcaaccaAGTCCGGATGAAGAGTTATCATCATTGGAGCCTCTTACTCATTGACATTACCACCATTATAAGACGGTGATGGGCTGTCACTACTTTCTCATTAGCACACAGAGATGCAGCTGCTGCCATCTCCACTGTATATCTCAGTCACCACAAATCCAGTCCTCCATGGGGCACAGCACCTTCCAAGAAAATCATCTCCTTCGGTATATCTTATGTTTGTAGTTTACATTTTCCGTGGTTGCcccacttttttctctttctgcctcacCTGGAGTATCCCAGCATGGCAGGATATGCAATTACTTGTGTTTTAATTATTCcatgattaaataatttaatacacTCTTACCAGAATAATTCAGTGTTGTTTTAGGCATTGAAAAAATagcagtgaaaaaaataaagatccttTATTTATTGACTTTACTGTCTTTTGTGGAGATACAAGTTATGTTAGGTGGTAAGCgctgtgaagaaaaatgaatcagAACAAGATATTCTACCTAGGGTGATCAGAGAAGGACTctctgaaaaggtgacatttcagCAGAAATCAGAAGTAACTAGGAGAACTGAACATGCAATTCACTGGGAGAAGGATGATCCATGAGCTATCTGAAAGTAAAAGCCCCAAGATAGCAGTATTCCTGCTGTGTTTTAAGAGTAACAAGAAGGTAATATAGCTGAAATGGATAAAAAGGAGTGGGGAATGGGAAGGAAGTCAGAGAGATTGTGAAAAGTTTTATAGGTCTGGTGAAAACTTTGGATTTTACTGTGAATGTAATAGTCACTGGTGAGTTTTGAGCAAATAAATCAAATAACTCAATTTATCAGCCTGACTTCACAATGGAGAATGCACTGTAGTAGAGAAAAACCAGGGAAGTAGAGAAACCAGTTAGGAGGCTTTTACAATAGAGAAGTTGAGAAACAGTAGTTTCTTGCACTAGGGTGGGAGCAGGGGAAGTGTTGAGAAGTAGATTCTGGACTCTAAAGGGGACCCATCCACAGAGATTTGTGTGCTCAACAAACCCCTTCCGAGCCCCAACACGACCATCAGTAAGAATGAAGAACAGGCTTACAAACTTTCAAGTGTTTCTAGAAAGCTCACCGCCAAAGACCCCTGCTTCATGTCCACACTTACCAAAAAGAAGTCTCAAGAAATAAATTACAGTGAAAATGGATTTTTTGCCTCCCCATTTAATATGATTAAGCTTCATACCCTCTCTGCTACAGCTTGCATAAAAAGCTGAAGCTATCCAggtcatcttttttattttcatcacaaTATGCTCCGAAAATTCCTTACTTGACTCATTTTTCTACTTATTACCAATTTTCCAAGTCTTTTCATCCTACCATTTAGAAGTCATAACTTAGCAATAGAAAAACCCACATATCTACAACCTTCTTTCTAAAGATGACTATACCTTTTTGCTATCATGGAGATCTAGATGTTCACTAAAGACACTGGTTCTCCAGCAGTGGCTATATCTTTGTTTCCCTTGGACTTGGAAGTGGATAGATGTCCTTCTTGCACCATCTTGCTGCTCCTCAGCCCTAGTTTTCTGGCTCCAAGATTATTTCATGACCTATGAATATAACAATTGTGGCATAATACTTGCCTAGTTAACTCATTATGGTGATACTGAACTCTTCACCTAGTCTCTGTTTAGGCAAAGGAAAGCATACAACTGTGCTGCCTAGTTCCATTTAAACTTATTACCAAAAGATTTAATTACTGTCTTAGCAATCCTAACTGCATTTTTCCAGTCCAGTGATTCTCACCAGAATCTGCACCAGGATCACCCAGAGGGtgtgttaaaatacagatttctgcgCGACATTCCAAGGGTGTCTGATTCAGTAGCTCTACAGTAGCATTAAAATCTCTCATTTCTAATAAGTTTCCAGGTGGTGCTAATGCTGTCAGTTTGGAGATCATACCTGGAAATCTACTATCCTAGTTAACTCACTACATTATTGTTAGTCCAAACTGCATCATTTTGTAAACTTCCCACTATTTTGCAGACCTTGGTCAAAATGAAACATTTCACAGCGGTTCAGGCTATGAGAAACATCCTGCCTAACCACCTGACCACAAGGCGGACAAAGGCTCAACTAAAGTAACATCCCTATCATATCTTGCTAGGCAAAGGTCCATTGAACACCACGATGACGTCCTACAGAAACAAGGACCAAACCACCTCATCCTGAGAACATCTTATCAATATCCTGCCAAGCAGCAAGCCATGCTGCTCAGACCCCTCGCTCCCATACCTATAAACTACTCCAGCCTGTAAGCAGCAGTGGGCTCTGGCATTAGGCTGGTCCCACACTTCTCTAGGTTTTATGCTAGACATAAAGCCTGCATTTGCTGTGTTTGTGTGTCCTTCTTTAACCCTTGCCTTCCCTTCGAAACCTAACACTTATTCTTTCAGATGATCAATTCATatcttgttttctcttctctaaatCTTAAAAGTTGTGCTTATTTCAACAAGAAAGACAATAATGATCAGAAGGGACTTCTACCTGTGTCTACCCTGAAATCAATCAACTAGCTTACATCTGTCCCAGTACACTCTGCCTCCCATTCATTCTGCTGCCATGAATAAACTGTTCATGTTCCTAAATCAAGCTCTCCACATGGGCACTTGCTCCCAATCTCTCTAACTTATCTATTCAATAACTTAATAGTTTTCCCTTTTTCATGTATCAATGTTTTCTCCTCATTGGATTGCTTCCATTAGAATATAAACATCATACActattcttaagaaaaaaaatctaaaaagcctTTAACCCCACATTCCCACATAGCTGTCATCCCCTTTCTTGCATTTATAATACCCTTACTAGATCTACTTTTCCCAAACAATTTGCTTTTAAACACACTCTAATCAGGCTTCCTTCCTCTATTATCCTGCCAAAGCTTGTGTCATCATGGTctccaattctttattttttcaaatccaGTGGCCAATTCTCAACCCTCATTCTCCTGACCTAGCAGCATCATTTGACATGGCTGGTCACTCTCTCCTTTTTGAAACTCTTCTTCCtttggcctttcttttttctctctctttttttctaccttattgttttatttttttctcagtttcctttACCAAATTCTTCTGATCTTCCAGATTTCTAAATGTTATAGAGCCACAAaactcagattttaaaatctctatCATTTTGCCTGTATGCACTAACTAGCTAATCTAAACCAGTCCATGATGTTAAGCACCCTTTGAATGCTAATAAACTCTGGACTTATAATATTCAACTACCATTGTACATCTCCATTTGTATGTAAAATAGACATCTCAAATGTATGTAAAACTGTTTAACAA from Piliocolobus tephrosceles isolate RC106 chromosome 13, ASM277652v3, whole genome shotgun sequence encodes:
- the UBQLNL gene encoding LOW QUALITY PROTEIN: ubiquilin-like protein (The sequence of the model RefSeq protein was modified relative to this genomic sequence to represent the inferred CDS: inserted 1 base in 1 codon), whose protein sequence is MSHAISRTSRMSQSGCPSGLSADKNISSSATQVIVKTAGNQKDFMVADDILVRQFKEMLLAHFQCQMDQLVLVFMGRLLKDHDTLSQRGIMDGHTIYLVIKSKHGSRSLAHSFQDLPTNDPCHWDRNTKGNSSGVHQPTGMNQAPVELAHFVGPDAPKVHTQNLEVSDPEHKAQMLENPSIQRLLSNMEFMRQFISEHLDTQQLMQQNPEVSHLLDNSEILWQTLELARNLAMIQEIMQIQQPSQNLEYPLNPQPYLGLETMPGGNNALGQNCADINDQMLNSMQDRFGGNPFTALLAGQVQSSPPPSPPSQERQDQLXQHPATRVIYNSSGGLSSNTSASDTPNKVHTSKANSAMISTKGQSHVCATRQPAGIPALPSIELTQQLQEEYKDATVSLSSSRQILEGDLQLSDEQTSSQITGGMMQSLMNTPYLAAQIMLFMSMPQLSEQWRQQLPTFLQPTQISDLLIALASPKAFQAILQIEQGLQLLATEAPVLLPWVVPYLWGLGWLSAPSCSYPDTVPCSWNVSDIPEPKGP